GTGATAAAACGGTGTGCGTGTCACCGCCACGTTCTGCCATTTGCCCATAATCAGCCGATGGTAGAAAGCGAGTTGCGAAGAGTAAACCCGACCTTTTTCCTCATAGAGGCCCAATGGTGTTGCCACGTAACGTGACAGGGCGGTGTTGATGGCTTCATGGTGCTCCAGCATCCCTTTCAGAGCATCATCCAGTGCTACTTTCCTTTTTCCGGCGGTCTGCGTCTTCATGATTTTTTTCTCCAGCGTGGAGAAAGGGGCATAACAGACGCTGAAAAACAGCCGATGTCGCCAGAGTGGTTTCTCTTTTAGTGGCTGGTAATAGCGTTTCGTGACTTCATCCGCAAAGGGAATGCCCGAACTGGCCTCAAAGCCATCCTGATATTTCTCTCGTATGCGGTGGATATAGAAGGTGATCGGTAGCCCTTCATACGAGCGGATCAGGTTGTTAAGGTGGCTTGCCAAAAATGTCAGATGATGTTCATCTTCACATTCAAAAACAGTACCGTCCAATTCCCAGGTAGCGACTAAATCACCGGCACGATTTCTTATGATGTGTGGGTGAATGTGGGAGGAGTAGGGAATGTATTTATCCAGCGTGATGCGCTCGTTTAATTTCATCTTATCGGTAAACTCCGAAACATCGACGGCGTCATAGTGGCTTGCCAGCATGGCACTAGCACCGAAATGGCGATCCGTGGCAAATCGCCCACGGGTTTTAAAGGCCAGCCACAGAAGTTCGAAATAATGAATATCCGTTCGAGCTTTTGCCTTCATTTCCAGCCAGGCTGGGATCAATAACGACGCAAGGTAATAGCTGATATAGACCGACAGCAGGACGATAGCCCCGCTGACGATCACGAACGGGACGAGAGGGATACCCATAATGGCGGCAGGGCGGGTCAGCGCTTTGTTCAGGGTGGTCATCGGTTCCTCCTATGATGCCCAATAGGCACCAAAGCCCGATGCACCGACAATCAGGATGGCTCCGATAATGACGTTGCGCATATCATGCAAACTTTTACCGTCAAACAGCACCTTGTAACCCACCCACATGGTTGCCAGCGTGATCGTGACGGCGGCCAGCCCGAGCAAGCCAGTGGAGGTGTTACTCAGCGTATCGTTGGCTTTATTAAATCCGCTCCCGGCTGCCAGTGTTTGGGTCGATATCAGCAGGGAAGAAAACGCAGACCAGTATTTACGTGTTTGCATCGTCATTTCTCCTCTTTAATTACAGGTAGGGATACATCGCCGCGAATGACGGCGTTGGGATAGTGCAAGGAGGTTAAAGCCGGTGTGGTTTTATCGGTAAGTTCACCGCGCAGGACGGTGGTCGGGTAATGAACATCTGATGTGGATTGGCTGGTGGTATTGTGCTTGAGAGCTGCTCGCGTAGACGGGACCACATAGCCAATACGCTGGATATAACTGGTTTGGTTAAAGGCGGATTCTGGCTGCTGACCCGTATCGAAATTGCCGGAATAGTAACAACTGAGTGCTCTTTTCAGCGTGCCGCCTCGCTGGTAGCAGTCGGTGAGGATGCGCTCAAAAACGAACAGATTAGTGCAGGGGTCTAACAAGTCATGGGCCGTCACGCCGTAATGCTGGAAGTTGGTACTGGTGATTTGCATCAGCCCGACCGAATAGCGGCGACCTTTTTCCTTTACCCGGTTGATGATGTTGACGGCAGCTTGCTTGCTGGTGGGCTGATGAGAAATGACGCCTATGCTATCGGGCGCTCTTTCTTCCTTTGGTACAATTTCAGCGACAGCGTAAGGATTAAAGCTGGATTCTGCTTTCGCCACATCAAACGCGGTCGATGGGTGAATAGTGGCGGCACACTGCATGGCCGCCGCCAGAAAGGCAGTGGGGGAAAGCATGGTTGCCTCGGTAAAAAGTCGAGCCACACGTAATCATCAGTCTGTCGGTGGCAGAGGAAAGGTACGTGAGGGGGACGGGTTAATCGTGCAGGGAGGCTTGCGGTATGTCGCTATCGTCCCTTGGTTCAAGGAGCACCAACTTACCGGAGACAGCAATACCGGGTGTCAGCACGATGTTCAATCCCGGTTTTCCGTTATGAGCGAACGCCACGCCGACCTTTGTCCAGTAGGTGTTTTTCTCTCTGCCGGCATCGGGTTGGCTTTCCTGCGTGACAAATACGTGATAGGTAGGTTTTCTCATGCTATTTCCTTCAATAAAAAGTCATGGTGAATAACTCAATCGATCACATTCCGATTCTGCATTCCGGTTTCAACGGGTCAGCGAGAACATTCAGCGGCACCCTGAATTGTGGTTGTGTGACAGCCCGACTCGTATTGTTAAAGAGCAATACCCGCCCCGGACGAATAAACGTCCATAAAGCTCGCCAGTAGAAAGTGACGCGATTAGAATGTGAGATCAGAGACAGGATGAGAATGCTAAAATCAAAAAGGAAGTGAGAGAGATAATACATAGCGTGGTAATTATTGCGATGGTAAGTTGGATTAGATTTGAACTGGTGCTTTATAGCCCATAGAAATACCTAACCTGACAGGCGGCTGTGTGCCAGGAGCGGACTCTGCTAACATAGAAAAATTTGAATGCAGTGAGACACTGTAGCAAGATAAGAGTATTCATTGAAGTCTGGATAATCTTGATAAAATTGTAAGAAGTACATATAGACTGAGTATGATGTATTCCGAACAACATTCAGCATGCTACTTATCCTGCCAACATAAGCCCGGAGTTGCTCAGAAACTTTCTCCTATCGCCTGTTCAGTGGTAGTGCTTTAGGACTCTTTACTCCAGGTTGAGTTATCATCTCTAACAGAATAAATTAGCATTATGACTTTTGATATAAAAAATTTCAAAAAAAATCTAATTGATATAATGGTAAATAATTTTTATTTTGAGAAGTGTTTTTTATAAAAAAAATGGAGATTAATATGAGAGCCATCATCAGAAGTGTGCAAGAAGTTTCAGATGATATTAAGCTAACCATTGAGGGGAGAGGGGGGCTTTATGATGAGAGCATCATAACTGAAGGATTTTACAGTAACTTATTTGACAATATCATAAAACACTTTTCACATCTAACAAAACTGACAATGGAACGCTTTTATAGTGAGTCTGATAGAGTTCTTAGATATGGAATAATCAATAGTGGAAAAATTGGTGGATTTGCTTGCGTTGGAAAAAAAACATAGATTTCATTGGAATTAACTTTGGTACCATATCAATGGTATCAGCAATTTTCACCAGAATGATGAGCAATCCTAATATTCTTCCACGAATTGGATTCTCTAATCTCGAAGAAAACACTGAGAAAACAATTTATATACCAAGTGAAGAAGATTTTAACATCTTCTCACCTTGTCAACCCACCTGCCGAATTAGAAGATTATTTTCAATGCATCTTATTATGACTGGATTGGATTTTATTTTCGGACATGAAATTACGCATATCACTAATGGTCATTTTGGCATAATTAATAAAATAAAATCTTCGGCTCAAAACGTAAAGCGTCCACAATTATCAATATTAGAAAAACAAGCGCTTGAGCGTGATGCTGATTATGGTGCAATAGGATGGACATTGATTTTCACTGAGTTGGTGAGAGGGTGGCGTTCAGAGCTAAAAGTTGAAAATAATGAACCTTTGGGCATTTCATGGAG
The genomic region above belongs to Pectobacterium colocasium and contains:
- a CDS encoding TrbC/VirB2 family protein, whose amino-acid sequence is MTMQTRKYWSAFSSLLISTQTLAAGSGFNKANDTLSNTSTGLLGLAAVTITLATMWVGYKVLFDGKSLHDMRNVIIGAILIVGASGFGAYWAS
- a CDS encoding lytic transglycosylase domain-containing protein, which encodes MLSPTAFLAAAMQCAATIHPSTAFDVAKAESSFNPYAVAEIVPKEERAPDSIGVISHQPTSKQAAVNIINRVKEKGRRYSVGLMQITSTNFQHYGVTAHDLLDPCTNLFVFERILTDCYQRGGTLKRALSCYYSGNFDTGQQPESAFNQTSYIQRIGYVVPSTRAALKHNTTSQSTSDVHYPTTVLRGELTDKTTPALTSLHYPNAVIRGDVSLPVIKEEK